One Oscillospiraceae bacterium DNA window includes the following coding sequences:
- the gpr gene encoding GPR endopeptidase produces the protein MGYRTDLALERAETKSAKETVNGLQVSRMEENGIHYITVEAPQITGTADGDGKLRSLLSQELAALLPKEGEVLVAGLGNPQVTPDALGPLCADRVLATRHVRGHIGAEAGLSGLRSVSVVKPGVLGTTGIETAELLHTLIKGLHPAALVAVDALAAGRLYRLGKTVQLSDGGISPGSGIGNDRPSLCEKTLGVPVIGVGVPTVVDAATLCSDLCAQSVPGAAQMMVTPRGIDSLVARAAHLLSLAVNCALNPALEPETYEQLTGA, from the coding sequence TTGGGTTACCGCACTGACCTTGCGCTGGAGCGCGCCGAAACAAAGTCCGCAAAAGAGACTGTAAACGGCCTGCAGGTGAGCCGTATGGAAGAAAACGGAATTCATTATATTACTGTAGAGGCCCCCCAGATTACCGGCACAGCAGACGGCGACGGTAAGCTGCGCAGCCTGCTTTCACAGGAACTGGCGGCCCTTTTGCCCAAAGAAGGCGAGGTGCTGGTGGCGGGTCTTGGCAATCCGCAGGTCACGCCGGACGCACTAGGGCCGCTTTGCGCCGACCGTGTGCTGGCCACGCGGCACGTGCGCGGGCATATCGGCGCCGAAGCGGGGCTTTCGGGTCTGCGCAGTGTGTCGGTGGTAAAACCGGGCGTGCTGGGGACAACCGGAATTGAGACTGCCGAGCTGCTGCATACGCTGATAAAAGGGCTGCACCCCGCGGCTTTGGTGGCGGTGGATGCCTTAGCAGCCGGGCGGCTGTACCGGCTGGGCAAAACCGTGCAGCTGAGCGACGGCGGCATTTCGCCGGGCTCTGGCATTGGCAACGACCGGCCCTCTCTGTGCGAAAAGACGCTGGGGGTGCCAGTGATAGGGGTGGGCGTGCCCACGGTGGTGGACGCTGCGACGCTGTGCAGCGATTTGTGTGCGCAGTCGGTGCCGGGCGCAGCGCAGATGATGGTGACACCGCGCGGAATCGACAGCTTGGTGGCGCGGGCGGCGCATCTGCTGTCGCTTGCGGTCAACTGCGCGCTCAACCCAGCGCTGGAGCCGGAAACCTATGAGCAGCTGACCGGCGCATAA
- the spoVAE gene encoding stage V sporulation protein AE, which produces MDILRAFLVGGVICVVGQLLMDLTKLTPARILVSFVTAGVVLGAVGLYGPLVEWAGAGATVPLTGFGYLLAKGTKEAVKNLGALGIFTGGLAAAAGGVAAAVAFGYLAALLARPGDKS; this is translated from the coding sequence TTGGATATCCTGCGGGCATTTTTGGTGGGCGGTGTCATCTGCGTGGTGGGGCAGCTGCTGATGGACCTGACCAAGCTGACCCCGGCGCGCATTTTGGTGAGCTTTGTCACGGCCGGCGTGGTGCTGGGCGCGGTGGGCCTTTACGGGCCGCTGGTCGAGTGGGCCGGCGCGGGCGCCACGGTGCCCTTGACCGGCTTTGGCTATCTTTTGGCAAAGGGGACAAAAGAAGCGGTAAAGAACCTGGGTGCACTGGGCATTTTTACCGGCGGGCTGGCCGCGGCGGCGGGCGGCGTTGCGGCGGCGGTGGCCTTTGGGTACCTGGCGGCGCTTTTAGCGCGGCCGGGCGACAAAAGTTAG
- a CDS encoding stage II sporulation protein P, protein MNEKGKAACAVLLMAAACFCAVLRLPAFSAQQSALAAAKFILPTGAMQTQQSSTASSAVSSAAAPPSAAASRAASSQASSAAQSTISLPSGRLTTQKLPGKELGGGIYETDLSDSGESACGIHYKNANQNHKLDVASVLKERPPLKIKTDGTPMVLIYHTHTTEAYAGVTRTRDASKSVVAVGEALAKSLRAAGIGAVHDTTIHDDPAFNGSYTRSAETMRKNLSKYPSIQVTIDVHRDTMTSQSGTRYKPTVLVNGRRACQIMIISGCDDNGTLDFPGWEQNLRLAVRLQKSAADLCPHLMRPLSFGPTRYNEQITPGSLLAEFGTEVNSLDEATYSGALFGKVLAQQLKTLAG, encoded by the coding sequence ATGAACGAAAAAGGAAAAGCAGCGTGTGCTGTCCTGCTGATGGCGGCGGCGTGCTTCTGCGCAGTGCTGCGCCTGCCGGCATTTTCTGCCCAGCAGAGCGCCCTGGCTGCCGCGAAGTTCATCCTGCCCACCGGCGCCATGCAGACACAGCAGAGCAGCACGGCCAGCTCCGCGGTTTCTTCCGCGGCGGCTCCCCCCTCCGCCGCGGCCTCCCGCGCTGCCTCTTCACAGGCCTCTTCTGCAGCTCAAAGCACCATTTCCCTGCCTTCCGGCAGGCTGACAACCCAAAAGCTGCCCGGCAAAGAACTGGGCGGCGGCATTTATGAAACCGATCTTTCCGACAGCGGCGAAAGTGCCTGCGGCATTCACTACAAAAACGCCAACCAAAACCACAAGCTCGACGTTGCCTCGGTCCTGAAAGAGCGCCCGCCCCTGAAAATCAAAACAGACGGCACCCCCATGGTGCTGATTTACCACACCCATACAACAGAAGCCTATGCCGGCGTCACCCGCACCCGCGACGCCAGCAAAAGCGTAGTCGCCGTGGGCGAGGCACTTGCCAAAAGCCTGCGCGCCGCCGGCATTGGCGCGGTGCACGACACCACCATTCACGACGACCCTGCCTTTAACGGCAGCTACACCCGCAGCGCCGAAACCATGCGGAAAAATCTTTCCAAATATCCAAGTATCCAGGTCACCATCGACGTGCACCGCGACACCATGACCAGCCAAAGCGGCACCCGCTACAAACCGACGGTCCTGGTAAACGGCAGGCGTGCCTGCCAAATCATGATTATTTCCGGCTGCGACGACAACGGCACGCTTGATTTCCCCGGCTGGGAGCAGAACCTGCGTCTGGCGGTGCGCCTGCAGAAAAGTGCCGCCGACCTGTGCCCCCACCTGATGCGCCCGCTGTCTTTCGGCCCGACCCGCTACAACGAGCAGATCACCCCCGGCTCTCTGCTTGCAGAATTCGGTACCGAAGTCAACTCCTTAGACGAGGCGACCTATTCCGGCGCGCTTTTTGGCAAAGTGCTTGCACAGCAGCTGAAAACCCTCGCGGGATAG
- the lepA gene encoding translation elongation factor 4, which produces MKIPRERIRNFSIIAHIDHGKSTLADRILEQTKSVPLREMENQILDDMDLEREHGITIKARAVTLVYTAKDGLDYVFNLIDTPGHVDFNYEVSRSLAACEGAVLVVDATQGIEAQTLANTYLAVDAGLEIVPVINKIDLPSADPDRVKKEIEDVIGIPAQDAPCISAKTGQNVPDVMEQIVALVPPPQGDASAPLQALIFDSYYDAYRGVVAHVRLKNGTVKTGDVIHMMATGCDFTVVECGYMRATSFEPSGVLEAGEVGYITASIKEVKEARVGDTITLRDRPAKEALPGYRAAQPMVFCGIYPADGAKYPDLRDALEKLQLNDAALSFEPETSVALGFGFRCGFLGLLHMEIVQERLEREYHLDLITTAPSVVYELTLTDGTVKRIDNPTNYPDPSTIAEAREPIADAHIYAPSQYVGNIMELCQERRGEFLDMQYIDTDRVDIHYHLPLNEIVYDFFDALKSRTRGYASFDYELMGYQKSDLVKLDILINGETVDALSFIIHADKAYARARKMAEKLKEKIPRQLFEVPIQACVGGRIIARETVKALRKDVLAKCYGGDITRKKKLLEKQKEGKKRMRKVGSVELPQDAFLAVLKLDE; this is translated from the coding sequence TTGAAGATTCCACGCGAACGTATCCGCAATTTCAGCATTATTGCACACATCGACCACGGCAAGTCAACCCTGGCCGACCGCATTTTAGAGCAGACCAAGTCCGTGCCGCTGCGCGAAATGGAAAACCAGATTCTGGACGACATGGATTTGGAGCGGGAGCACGGCATTACCATAAAAGCCCGCGCCGTCACGCTGGTGTACACCGCAAAAGATGGGCTGGACTATGTCTTTAACTTAATCGACACCCCCGGCCACGTGGACTTTAACTATGAAGTCAGCCGCTCTCTTGCCGCGTGCGAGGGTGCCGTGCTGGTAGTGGACGCTACCCAGGGTATCGAGGCTCAGACTTTGGCCAACACCTACCTTGCTGTGGACGCCGGGCTGGAGATTGTGCCCGTTATCAACAAAATCGACCTGCCCAGTGCCGACCCCGACCGCGTCAAGAAAGAAATTGAGGACGTTATCGGCATTCCCGCGCAGGACGCCCCCTGCATCAGCGCAAAAACCGGCCAGAACGTGCCCGACGTGATGGAACAGATTGTGGCGCTGGTGCCCCCGCCGCAAGGCGATGCTTCCGCGCCGCTGCAGGCGCTGATTTTCGATTCGTATTACGATGCTTACCGCGGGGTCGTGGCACACGTGCGGCTGAAAAACGGCACGGTCAAAACCGGCGACGTAATTCACATGATGGCCACCGGCTGCGACTTTACAGTTGTAGAGTGCGGCTACATGCGGGCCACTTCATTTGAGCCCTCTGGTGTACTGGAGGCGGGCGAGGTCGGGTACATTACGGCCTCTATTAAAGAAGTAAAGGAAGCCCGCGTGGGCGACACCATTACCTTGCGCGACCGCCCCGCCAAAGAGGCCCTGCCCGGCTACCGCGCGGCCCAGCCGATGGTTTTCTGCGGCATTTATCCAGCGGACGGCGCAAAGTACCCCGACCTGCGCGATGCGCTTGAGAAGCTGCAGCTCAACGATGCGGCACTTTCGTTTGAGCCAGAGACCAGCGTGGCGCTTGGCTTTGGTTTTCGCTGCGGCTTTTTGGGGCTTCTGCACATGGAGATTGTACAGGAGCGCCTGGAGCGCGAGTATCATCTGGACTTAATCACCACCGCGCCCAGCGTGGTGTACGAGCTGACCCTGACGGACGGCACGGTAAAACGAATTGACAACCCGACCAACTACCCCGACCCCTCTACCATTGCCGAGGCGCGCGAGCCGATTGCCGACGCGCATATTTACGCGCCCAGCCAGTACGTTGGCAACATCATGGAGCTCTGCCAAGAGCGCCGCGGCGAGTTTTTGGATATGCAGTATATCGACACCGACCGAGTCGATATTCATTATCATCTGCCGCTCAACGAAATTGTGTATGACTTTTTTGATGCACTCAAGAGCCGCACCCGCGGCTACGCAAGCTTTGACTACGAGCTGATGGGCTACCAGAAAAGCGACCTTGTAAAGCTTGATATTTTGATTAACGGCGAAACCGTGGACGCGTTAAGCTTTATTATCCACGCGGACAAAGCCTACGCCCGCGCCCGCAAAATGGCCGAAAAACTGAAAGAGAAAATCCCGCGCCAGCTGTTTGAGGTGCCGATTCAGGCCTGTGTGGGCGGGCGGATTATTGCGCGCGAAACTGTAAAGGCCCTGCGCAAAGATGTGCTTGCCAAGTGCTACGGCGGCGATATCACCCGCAAAAAGAAGCTGCTGGAAAAACAGAAAGAAGGCAAAAAGCGCATGCGGAAAGTCGGCTCGGTCGAGCTGCCGCAGGACGCTTTCCTCGCTGTCCTGAAGCTGGACGAATGA
- the grpE gene encoding nucleotide exchange factor GrpE, with amino-acid sequence MNNEDKKETQSAEQTAPAPETEQPRAQQPKPATAPQNEKTEETESPAQPEKAEKTDKQAAKTDKKESRKLKEEVAKLQDELAAAKTEQEQEKDRLLRTVAEYDNYRKRTEREKTALYADATADTVKEFLSVADNLERALEQETCSAEDLRKGVEMVQKQMTSALEKLGVESMGAAGEPFDAQLHNAVSHVEDGDLGENVIAEVYQKGYRLGDKVVRHAMVKVAN; translated from the coding sequence TTGAATAACGAAGATAAAAAAGAAACGCAAAGCGCCGAGCAGACCGCGCCGGCACCGGAAACAGAGCAGCCCCGGGCACAGCAGCCAAAACCGGCCACGGCCCCGCAGAACGAAAAGACCGAGGAAACAGAAAGCCCTGCACAGCCCGAAAAGGCTGAAAAGACCGATAAACAGGCCGCGAAAACAGACAAAAAGGAAAGCAGAAAACTGAAAGAAGAGGTGGCAAAGCTGCAGGACGAGCTGGCCGCCGCCAAGACCGAGCAGGAACAGGAAAAAGACCGGCTGCTGCGCACCGTGGCAGAGTACGACAACTACCGCAAGCGCACCGAGCGCGAAAAAACCGCGCTGTACGCCGACGCCACCGCCGACACCGTGAAAGAGTTCCTTTCTGTTGCGGATAACCTAGAGCGCGCACTGGAGCAGGAGACCTGCTCTGCAGAGGACCTGCGCAAGGGCGTCGAGATGGTGCAGAAACAGATGACAAGCGCACTGGAAAAGCTGGGGGTCGAGTCGATGGGCGCGGCCGGCGAGCCGTTTGATGCACAGCTGCACAACGCCGTCTCTCATGTAGAGGACGGGGACCTGGGCGAAAATGTCATTGCAGAGGTTTACCAGAAAGGGTACCGCCTGGGCGACAAAGTGGTGCGCCACGCCATGGTGAAAGTCGCAAATTAG
- the dnaK gene encoding molecular chaperone DnaK has protein sequence MSKTIGIDLGTTNSCVAVIEGGEPVVIANAEGARTTPSVVAFKKDGERIVGQAAKRQAIANPDRTVSSIKREMGSDYKVKIDDKQYTPQEISAMILQKLKGDAEAYLGEPVTSAVITVPAYFTDSQRQATKDAGKIAGLDVKRIINEPTAAALSYGIDKGGEQKIMVYDLGGGTFDVSIIEMGDGVQEVLATAGNNRLGGDDFDKRVMDWMVSEFKKENGIDLSKDKMAVQRLKEAAEKAKIELSGMTSTQINLPFITADATGPKHLDMTLTRAKFDELTADLVEKTMGPVSQAMKDASLSFSDINKVLLVGGSSRMPAVQEAVKKITGKEPFKGINPDECVAIGAALQAGVLGGEVEGLLLLDVTPLSLGVETMGGVMTKVIDRNTTIPTKKSQVFSTAADGQTQVEINVLQGEREFARDNKQLGIFKLDGIAPAPRGIPQIEVTFDIDANGIVNVSAKDMGTGKEQHITISSSSNMSKDDIDKAVKDAEKYATEDKKHREEVDTKNSAEQMVYTAEKLISDSGSKIDAADKSELETKISALKEANKGTDAADIKAKSDELQKAMFAVSEKLYKAAGPQAGAQGGPQAGAQGGPQAGPTTDANGNTVYNAEYKDVDDDKKKK, from the coding sequence ATGAGTAAAACCATTGGTATTGATTTGGGTACAACGAATTCCTGCGTCGCAGTCATTGAGGGCGGCGAGCCGGTCGTCATCGCCAACGCCGAGGGCGCCCGCACAACCCCTTCTGTTGTTGCATTTAAGAAAGACGGCGAGCGCATTGTCGGCCAGGCCGCAAAGCGCCAGGCCATTGCTAACCCGGACCGCACAGTCAGCTCGATTAAGCGCGAGATGGGCTCTGACTATAAAGTGAAAATCGACGACAAACAGTATACCCCGCAGGAAATCAGCGCCATGATTCTGCAGAAGCTCAAGGGCGACGCAGAAGCTTACCTGGGCGAGCCGGTTACCAGCGCGGTCATTACCGTGCCGGCATACTTCACCGACTCTCAGCGCCAGGCAACCAAGGATGCCGGCAAGATCGCTGGCCTGGATGTCAAACGTATCATCAACGAGCCGACCGCCGCAGCCCTTTCCTATGGCATAGACAAGGGCGGCGAGCAGAAGATTATGGTGTACGACCTGGGCGGCGGCACCTTTGATGTTTCTATTATTGAAATGGGCGACGGCGTACAGGAGGTTTTGGCTACCGCAGGCAACAACCGCCTGGGCGGCGACGACTTTGATAAGCGCGTAATGGACTGGATGGTAAGCGAATTTAAGAAAGAAAACGGCATTGACCTTTCTAAGGATAAAATGGCTGTACAGCGCCTGAAAGAGGCTGCCGAAAAGGCGAAGATCGAGCTTTCCGGCATGACCAGCACCCAGATTAACCTGCCGTTTATCACCGCCGACGCAACCGGCCCGAAACATTTGGATATGACCCTGACCCGTGCAAAGTTTGACGAGCTGACCGCTGACCTGGTCGAAAAGACCATGGGCCCGGTAAGCCAGGCTATGAAGGACGCAAGCCTTTCCTTCAGCGATATCAACAAGGTGCTGCTGGTGGGCGGCTCTTCCCGTATGCCGGCTGTACAGGAAGCTGTCAAAAAGATTACCGGCAAAGAGCCGTTTAAGGGCATTAACCCGGATGAATGCGTTGCCATTGGCGCCGCGCTGCAGGCCGGCGTGCTTGGCGGCGAGGTCGAGGGCCTGCTGCTGCTGGATGTCACCCCGCTGTCTTTGGGCGTTGAGACGATGGGCGGTGTCATGACCAAGGTCATCGACCGCAACACCACGATCCCGACCAAAAAGAGCCAGGTCTTCTCTACCGCTGCAGACGGCCAGACACAGGTCGAAATCAACGTGCTGCAGGGCGAGCGTGAGTTTGCCCGCGACAACAAGCAGCTGGGTATCTTTAAGCTGGACGGCATTGCCCCGGCACCGCGCGGCATTCCACAGATCGAGGTCACGTTTGATATTGATGCCAACGGCATTGTCAACGTCTCCGCAAAGGATATGGGCACCGGCAAAGAGCAGCACATCACCATTTCTTCTTCCTCTAACATGAGCAAGGACGACATCGACAAGGCTGTGAAAGACGCCGAAAAGTATGCTACAGAGGACAAGAAGCACCGCGAGGAAGTTGACACCAAGAACAGCGCAGAGCAGATGGTGTACACCGCCGAAAAACTTATCTCTGACAGCGGCAGCAAGATCGACGCCGCCGACAAGAGCGAGCTCGAGACCAAAATTAGCGCCCTGAAAGAAGCCAACAAGGGCACCGACGCCGCCGACATCAAGGCAAAGTCCGACGAACTGCAGAAGGCTATGTTTGCTGTCAGCGAGAAGCTGTACAAAGCAGCCGGCCCGCAGGCAGGCGCACAGGGCGGCCCGCAGGCTGGTGCACAGGGCGGCCCGCAGGCTGGCCCAACAACCGATGCCAACGGCAACACCGTGTACAATGCAGAGTACAAAGATGTAGACGACGACAAGAAAAAGAAATAA
- the dnaJ gene encoding molecular chaperone DnaJ, producing MAEKKDYYEVMGVPKNASEEEIKKAYHKLAKKYHPDLHPGDKEAEAKFKELNEAYEVLSNKDKRARYDQFGHAGVDPNFGGAGGGSPFAGDVDFGDIFDTFFGGASPFGGFGGSGGRRSSPNAPRRGTDIETRLIIEFEEAAKGCRKTVTYDKVEACPACHGTGAKAGTSASTCPACGGSGQVRVTQKTFMGVVQTTRACDRCGGSGKVIDTPCPSCHGSGHVRTRKTVEVNVPAGIDNQQVLNVPGQGNAGANGGPDGDLHLVISVRPHLLFERRGNDIWCDMPITFAQAALGDEVIVPTLDGKVSYQVREGTQPGDVFKLKGKGVQKLSGRGRGDQYVRMVLEVPKNLTAKQKELLRKFEDSTGERNYQRRKGFFDKLKQKFGE from the coding sequence GTGGCTGAAAAAAAGGATTACTATGAAGTAATGGGCGTGCCGAAGAATGCCTCTGAGGAAGAGATTAAAAAGGCATACCATAAGCTGGCAAAAAAATATCACCCGGACCTGCACCCCGGCGACAAAGAAGCCGAGGCAAAGTTTAAGGAACTGAATGAAGCGTACGAGGTGCTGTCTAATAAAGACAAGCGCGCGCGCTATGACCAGTTTGGCCACGCGGGCGTCGACCCCAACTTTGGCGGCGCAGGCGGCGGCAGCCCCTTTGCGGGCGACGTGGATTTTGGCGATATTTTCGATACGTTTTTCGGCGGGGCCAGTCCTTTTGGCGGCTTTGGCGGCAGCGGCGGGCGCCGCTCTTCCCCGAATGCACCGCGCCGCGGCACGGATATTGAGACGCGGCTGATCATTGAGTTTGAAGAAGCGGCCAAAGGCTGCCGCAAGACCGTCACCTATGATAAGGTGGAGGCCTGCCCGGCCTGCCACGGCACCGGCGCAAAAGCCGGTACCAGCGCCTCTACCTGCCCGGCCTGCGGCGGCTCTGGTCAGGTGCGCGTTACACAAAAGACCTTTATGGGGGTCGTGCAGACCACCCGTGCCTGCGACCGCTGCGGCGGCTCGGGCAAAGTGATTGATACGCCCTGCCCCAGCTGCCACGGCTCGGGCCATGTGCGCACGCGCAAGACCGTAGAGGTCAACGTGCCCGCCGGCATAGACAACCAGCAGGTCTTAAATGTGCCCGGCCAGGGCAACGCCGGCGCCAACGGCGGCCCCGACGGCGACCTGCACCTGGTTATCAGCGTGCGGCCGCATCTGCTGTTTGAGCGGCGCGGCAACGATATCTGGTGCGATATGCCCATTACGTTTGCGCAGGCGGCTTTGGGTGACGAAGTGATCGTGCCTACTTTAGACGGCAAGGTCAGTTACCAGGTGCGCGAGGGCACCCAGCCCGGCGATGTCTTTAAGCTGAAAGGCAAGGGCGTACAGAAGCTTTCCGGCCGCGGGCGCGGCGACCAGTATGTGCGCATGGTGCTGGAAGTGCCCAAAAACTTGACAGCAAAGCAAAAAGAGCTGCTGCGCAAGTTTGAGGACAGCACCGGCGAGCGCAACTATCAGCGGCGCAAAGGCTTTTTTGATAAATTAAAGCAGAAGTTCGGCGAATAA
- the hrcA gene encoding heat-inducible transcriptional repressor HrcA, which yields MELTPRKQKILSAIIELYTVSGEPVGSKVLCDSLDFSVSSATVRNEMSDLAAMGLLDQPHTSAGRVPSEKGYRVYLDELMQPAAVTPEERHFIDALLLPSAYDPEKLLDGVARILAGVSHMAAITTTPSGSAASVAGVQFVQTSRRTAMLILMTTSGTMHSRVFHCDFELSPEILRVFFRVFNEDLAGRPVRSITPAYIQTMGAAMGEAALLMSSALMALQDVAREAMGSDVRMDGQTNLLFFPELGAQDLRRMMRWLSQPQQVYQLLRGAGSRVYLGSESGVPALRGTGMIVAHYAVRAQDAGSIAVLGPMRMDYPKLLGSVDYLSRSVGRMLTELMDLQ from the coding sequence ATGGAACTGACACCGCGCAAACAGAAAATCCTGTCGGCAATTATCGAGCTGTACACGGTTTCCGGTGAGCCGGTGGGCAGCAAGGTCTTGTGCGACAGCCTGGATTTTTCCGTATCCAGCGCGACCGTACGAAACGAAATGAGCGACCTTGCGGCGATGGGCCTTTTAGACCAGCCGCACACCTCTGCCGGGCGGGTGCCCAGCGAAAAGGGCTACCGCGTGTACCTCGATGAGCTGATGCAGCCCGCCGCCGTCACCCCGGAAGAGCGCCACTTTATCGACGCCCTGCTTCTGCCCAGCGCCTACGACCCAGAAAAGCTTTTAGACGGCGTCGCGCGTATTTTGGCGGGGGTCAGCCATATGGCGGCGATTACCACCACACCCAGCGGCAGCGCCGCTTCTGTAGCAGGCGTGCAGTTTGTACAGACCAGCCGCCGCACCGCAATGCTGATTTTGATGACGACCTCGGGCACCATGCACAGCCGCGTGTTTCACTGCGACTTTGAGCTTTCGCCGGAAATCCTGCGGGTCTTTTTCCGTGTATTTAATGAAGACCTTGCCGGGCGGCCGGTCAGAAGCATTACCCCCGCGTACATCCAGACCATGGGTGCCGCGATGGGCGAGGCTGCGCTGCTGATGAGCAGCGCGCTGATGGCGCTGCAGGACGTGGCCCGCGAGGCCATGGGCAGCGACGTGCGTATGGACGGCCAGACCAACCTGCTCTTTTTTCCAGAGCTTGGCGCGCAGGACCTGCGCCGCATGATGCGGTGGCTTTCACAGCCGCAGCAGGTTTACCAGCTGCTGCGGGGGGCGGGTTCGCGGGTCTATTTGGGTAGCGAGAGCGGCGTCCCCGCTCTGCGCGGCACCGGCATGATTGTGGCCCACTACGCAGTACGTGCACAGGACGCCGGCTCTATAGCAGTCTTGGGCCCGATGCGCATGGACTACCCAAAGCTTTTGGGCAGTGTCGATTACCTTTCCCGCAGCGTCGGGCGCATGCTGACCGAGCTGATGGACCTGCAGTAA
- the rpsT gene encoding 30S ribosomal protein S20: MPNIKSAKKRVKVIATKAAHNKAINTGLKTDIKRASAAVGANADNKAEAVRVAVKAIDHAAAKGIIKKNAAARKKSSLARQLNAAG, encoded by the coding sequence ATGCCAAATATTAAATCCGCCAAAAAGCGCGTAAAGGTCATTGCTACCAAAGCCGCACACAACAAAGCAATCAACACCGGCCTGAAAACCGATATTAAAAGAGCTTCCGCTGCTGTCGGGGCAAATGCCGACAATAAAGCAGAGGCAGTGCGCGTTGCCGTAAAGGCAATCGACCATGCTGCTGCAAAGGGCATCATCAAAAAGAATGCTGCCGCCAGAAAGAAGAGTTCTTTGGCCCGCCAGCTCAACGCTGCCGGCTAA
- the greA gene encoding transcription elongation factor GreA, translating to MQKQTVLTKEGYEKLEKELEELKGVKRKEVAEKIKVALGYGDLSENSEYDEAKNEQAILEARIADVEVTLKNARVLTESEMNDEQIHVGSTVRAHVSDAGSSDGREIKLMVVGSSEADPISGRISDESAVGAGLLGHVEGDKVEIEVPAGRKVYQILQVIK from the coding sequence ATGCAGAAACAAACCGTTTTGACCAAAGAAGGCTACGAAAAGCTCGAAAAAGAGCTGGAAGAACTCAAAGGCGTAAAACGTAAAGAAGTTGCGGAAAAAATCAAAGTGGCTTTGGGCTACGGCGACCTTTCCGAAAACAGTGAATATGATGAAGCGAAAAACGAGCAGGCAATTTTGGAAGCACGCATCGCCGACGTAGAGGTTACCCTGAAAAACGCCCGCGTGCTGACCGAAAGCGAAATGAACGACGAGCAGATTCATGTTGGCTCTACCGTGCGTGCGCATGTTTCTGACGCGGGCAGCAGCGACGGCCGCGAAATCAAACTGATGGTTGTCGGCAGCAGCGAGGCTGACCCGATTTCCGGGCGTATCAGCGACGAAAGCGCCGTGGGTGCCGGCCTGCTGGGTCATGTTGAGGGCGACAAGGTGGAAATTGAAGTGCCTGCCGGCCGCAAAGTTTATCAGATTTTGCAAGTCATCAAATAA
- the hemW gene encoding radical SAM family heme chaperone HemW produces the protein MRPIGLYIHVPFCDGKCPYCDFFSLRGSGSSMDSYTNCIISHLKKYRMEYQNLRADTLYFGGGTPSLLGEARLCRIIEEARRDFGLEDAEITLEANPGKALYPLFKAVHAVGVNRVSLGLQSADAQELALLGRQHTAADAARAAEDAHRAGIDNVSLDLMLAVPGQTEQTLQKSVRFCESCGVTHLSMYLLRVEEHTAFWQRRQELALPDDDRAAELYLAACALAEQGGLAQYEISNFARLGYESRHNLKYWNLEPYLGLGPAAHSYLFGRRFYWPRSLRGFLAGSPPLPEEDAQISAGSFAEYAMLRLRLTAGLSETACRRLFGHGIPAKMRETARRYVPAGLAELSPQRLRLTRRGFLVSTPLLEELLES, from the coding sequence TTGCGGCCGATCGGTCTGTATATCCATGTGCCGTTTTGTGACGGAAAATGCCCATACTGCGATTTCTTTTCGCTACGCGGCAGCGGCAGCAGTATGGATTCTTATACAAATTGTATTATTTCGCATTTAAAAAAGTACAGAATGGAATACCAAAATCTGCGGGCAGACACGCTTTACTTTGGCGGCGGCACGCCAAGTCTTTTGGGGGAAGCGCGCCTGTGCCGCATAATAGAGGAGGCCCGGCGGGATTTTGGGCTGGAGGACGCGGAAATTACGCTGGAGGCGAACCCCGGCAAAGCGCTGTACCCGCTTTTTAAAGCGGTGCACGCCGTGGGGGTCAACCGCGTTTCGCTGGGGCTGCAGAGCGCCGATGCACAGGAGCTTGCGCTTTTGGGGCGGCAGCACACCGCGGCAGACGCCGCCCGCGCGGCCGAGGACGCACACCGTGCCGGCATTGACAATGTTTCGCTGGACCTGATGCTGGCGGTGCCGGGGCAGACCGAGCAGACACTGCAAAAGAGCGTGCGCTTTTGTGAAAGCTGCGGCGTCACGCATCTTTCCATGTACCTGCTGCGGGTCGAAGAGCACACCGCCTTTTGGCAGCGCCGGCAGGAGCTTGCTCTGCCAGATGACGACCGCGCAGCCGAGCTGTACCTTGCGGCCTGCGCCTTGGCAGAGCAGGGCGGGCTTGCGCAGTACGAAATCAGCAACTTTGCCCGCCTGGGGTACGAGAGCCGGCACAATTTGAAGTACTGGAATTTAGAGCCATACTTAGGTCTTGGCCCAGCGGCGCATTCCTATCTGTTTGGCCGGCGCTTTTACTGGCCGCGCTCGCTGCGGGGTTTTTTGGCGGGAAGCCCGCCGCTTCCCGAAGAGGACGCGCAGATTTCGGCCGGCTCGTTTGCCGAGTACGCGATGCTGCGCCTGCGGCTGACCGCCGGCCTGAGCGAAACAGCCTGCCGGCGCCTGTTTGGGCACGGCATTCCGGCAAAGATGCGTGAAACTGCACGCCGGTACGTGCCCGCCGGTCTGGCAGAGCTTTCGCCGCAGCGTTTGCGGCTGACGCGGCGGGGCTTTCTGGTTTCCACTCCCCTGCTGGAAGAGCTGCTGGAAAGCTGA